The genomic interval AGACGAATTTCACCAACTTCTTACGTTCAGTCGTATAAGTACCATAAAACCATAATCGCACGCTCGCACCAATAAAACCGCCAAAACCGATAATATTGTTGAACGCATTAATAATATAGCCGACACGTAACGCTTTAAATTTTGATAACGATAACTTAAAGCGTGCCGTCAAAATCACATCATAAAGTGATAACAAAATCACCGAACTACCACCGAGTAAAAAGAGACTGAACGTCTCCATTCGGCTAATTTCATTAAATAAAAGAAAGACACGTTTAAAATCAATATGTGCTAATTCTCGTCCTAATATGATAGAAATCGTTACAATCAAAAAGAGAATAAACGCAATTTTGAAATATTTTAACCAATGCTGTTTTGTCATGAATAGGGGGTCCTTTCTTTAGTGTAATGACTGTGCATTCTTATAAAAAGAGATTGAGCTTCACAAAACCGCCCAATCTCGTCGTGCTACACTCAATTAATCTTTACTATATTCCTCTTTAGGCATCTCATAAGGGCCTACATCATCCGCATAATATTTATTATAACGACGTTTGAACAGCAGGAAGATATGCGAGACGAGCACTTTTAAAATCGCATAACTTGGAATACCTAAAATCACGCCAACAACGCCGAGTAAGTTCCCAGCACTTAAAAGTACAAAGATGATCGTTAAAGGATGAATCTTAAGCGTTTTACCCATAATATTAGGTGAAATAAAGTGCCCTTCAATAAACTGCACTGCCGTCCACACCACAATCAATTTAATCAACATGAACGGTGATGTAATAATTGAAATGATAATCGCTGGCGAAATGGCAATCGTAGGTCCTAAATAAGGCACTACACTCGTTACAGCTGCGATACTCGCTAAAATTAAAGCATAGTCTAAACCGATAATCGAATAACCAATAAAGAGTAAAATACCGATACAAAATGACACAATAATTTGTCCTTGAATGTATGAGCCGACTTGTTCACTCATTTTATCCAACAAATCATGCACATCTTTACGGAATTTTGGCGGCACAATTTTATTTGAAAACTCTTTAAAACGGTGACCATCTTTTAACATGAAGAATAACACAAACGGTACCGTAACAATAACGACTGTAATATTCACGACAGCTTCAGCGAAAACACGAATTTTAGAACTCAAGCCATCCGCAAAAGTAGGAATCTTCTCCTGTAAACCTGTCACAGCCTTTTCAATTTGTGAATAGTAATCGGATAAAAATGGAATGTGCATCATGTTATTGGCAAATGATGTCACTTTGTTTAAATAATTCGGGAAGTTGTCCATCAAGCGCTCAAATTGGAAAGATACAATCGGAATCAGCAAGTTCACTGCGATAGTGATGATACCAATGATTCCTAAAAATAAAATCGTAATGCCCCAAATACGGTTAATATTGTACCGTTCCATCAAATTAATGACAGGATTGAATAAGTAATACAGAATGAGCGCGATAATAATCGGTGCTGCAATCGTATTAAAAATGATAATAAAGGGCTGAAAAATATATGAAACGCGATCGAATATAAAAATCACAATTCCAACTAAAATAAAAACGAGTAACGCAAAAATGAGATCTTTGCCTCCGAAAAATTTCATGAAGCGGCTTTCTCGGATATCAATGTTTTTTGAAACACCATTTTGCTTATGTTGATTTTCAGACATATCATTCACCAAGCCTTTTCGAAATTACTTATAGTTTATCGTTTTTCACGTAAGATTGAAACTTAAAACCTATTATATCAAAGTATTTTTCTAGGTGAACAATTTTAATGACATCGCTTATTCATTTCAGTCATATGTATCTCTCAAATGATTGGACGAGATCTCGAACTTTCATCATGTACACACCAAATGAAGGCACTGTAAGTACGGAACGAAGAGGATAAACGCAAAAAAAGACTAGGACATCATCCTAGCCTTTCAGTTAGTTTCAACTTAGATTTCAAATAACTTTTCACCATGTTTGACATCTTTTGCCTCTGTAAATTTCAACGCTGTCACTTCTGATTGCGTCACAATAATCGGCGTGATATCACTTTTCGCAGATGCGCGGATAAGATCTAAGTCCACTGTCATTAAATTATCGCCCGCTTTCATCGTTTGACCTTCTTCAACGTGAACTGTAAACCCTTCACCGTTTAATTTTACAGTATCTAAACCAACATGAATCAATAATTCTAAACCATTGTCAGACACTAAACCAAATGCATGTTTCGTTGGGAAAATCATTTGAATCTTACCATCAAATGGTGCATACACTTCACCACTCGTTGGACGGATTGCAATCCCTTCTCCCATCATTTTTTCACTAAACACTTGGTCAGGCACCTCAGATAATGGCACAACTTCACCATCCATTGGTGCGACAACTTGTCCTGTTTTCGTAACAGCAGTCGTGTCTGTAGCTTCATCAATCACAACTGCTTCGTCCTTATCTTCATCTAAATCTACAGGATGTTGTACAGCTTGACCTGACATAATTTGTTGCATTTCATGTTTGATTTGGTCTGATTTCGGTCCAAAAATCGCTTGCATGTTGTTACCGATTTCTAACACACCAGAAGCGCCTAAATCTTTCAAACGTGCTACGTCGACTTTTGATTTATCGTTCACTTCAACACGTAATCTTGTAATACATGCATCTAAATGTTTGATGTTATCTTTGTCACCCATCGCTTGTAATACGGCATAAGGCAACTCACTTGCAGTCGTTTGCGTCGTCTCTGTTTGTTTATCCTCACGTCCTGGTGTTTTGTAATTCATCTTCGTAATTAAGAAGCGGAAGATTGAATAGTAAATGACACCATACACAAGACCGACTGGAATCACGAGCCACCAATGCGTTTTGTTTGGCAAGATACCGAGTAATACAAAGTCGATAAAGCCACCAGAGAATGTGTAACCTAAATGTAAATCAAGTAAGTATAAAATTAAGAAACTTAAACCGTCTAATACTGCATGAATGAAGAATAATAATGGTGCTACAAATAAAAATGAAAACTCTAAAGGTTCTGTAATACCTGTTAAGAATGATGTTAATGCTGCTGAACCCATCAAACCTGCAACCACTTTTTTATTTTCAGGTTTTGCAGTATGATAAATCGCTAATGCTGCAGCTGGTAAACCGAACATCATAACTGGGAATTCACCTTGCATGAATTTACCTGCTGTTAAGTTTGTACCTTCACGAATTTGTTCGATAAAGATACGTTGGTCACCACGAATAATTTCACCAGCCATATTTGTGTAAGAACCAAATTCAAACCAAAATGGCGCATGGAAAATATGGTGTAAACCGAATGGAATTAATAAACGCTTAATAAAACCAAATAAAAAGACTGCTAAACCTGTGTTGGAATCTAATAATCCTTCACTGAATGCGTTTAAACCATTTTGAATCACTGGCCAAACAAGCGCCATAGGGAATGCAAGTAAAAATGATGTTGTAGCCATCACAATCGGTACAAATCGTTTTCCTGCAAAGAAACCAAGATATGACGGTAAAGAAATGTTATAAAACTTGTTATAACACCATGCCGCGAGTGCACCGATAATAATACCGCCGAACACCCCTGTTTGTAATGTCGGGATACCTAAGACACTCGCATAACCTTTCGCTGCATCACCTACATTTTCAGGTGTCACCCCTAAAAATTCACCCATCGTTTTGTTCAAAATGATAAAACCAACGAAAGCCGCAATTGCAGCAACCCCGTCACCGCCTGCTAAACCGATAGCGACACCCATAGCAAAAATAATCGGTAAGTTTTCAAAAATGATACTGCCGGCTGCTGCCATCATTTCTGCAACGTTTTGTACTCCATCAGCTTGAATAAATGGTAAGTACGATTGCAATTGTTCCCCTTGTAATGCTGCACCGAATGCGAGTAACAAACCGGCAGCTGGTAAAATCGCAACAGGTAACATTAATGCTTTACCGATACGTTGCAATTGTCCAAATAGTTTTTTCCTCACTGTAAGCCCTCCTATTTTGTTGACACAACACAAAAAAGGCATGAGTAAAAGCTGCGAACGTTTTGCTCACAATTTTCAACTCATGCCTAATCTCACTTAGTAACACGTTTTATGATTGATTTTGAGATGTCAGTGAGAGTTGCTGAATGTGCATCGTTAAATATGCGACTTCTGCTTCATCCACACGAACATCGATTTGTGATTGTATCATTTTAACTATTTTAACAGCTACATTATAGCACAACGGATATTGCGTCTTCAATAGGTTTTCAAAACTCCGTTCAATTGTCGTACGCTCGCCTTTTTTCAAACGCTGTAAAAGAAAATGAATATGTCTCACAAAACGTTGATACTGAATGGATGCGACTGGAATTTGAATCTCCATATCATGTTCAATCATTCGAATCGCATTGTTAATCAACTTCGGTACATTTTGCATTTCACTCAAATCAATATCATCAGTTTGAGATGCAATATGCAAAGCAATAAAACCGACTTCATCTTCTGGAAAGTCTGTGTTCAATTGCAAGTTAATACGCGCCACTACTTTTTTAGCAATTTTATACGCTTCTGGATAACTGTATTTCGTCTCACTTAAAAACGGATTTTTAATTAACTGCCCCTTTTCCAAGCGTTTCAATGCAAAAATTAAGTGATCGGTTAAGGAGACGATAAATGATTCTTCATGATGCAGTTCAAAATGCGTCATAATGATTTGTACAGAATCAATGACCGCACGTAAGACACGTTCATCGGTATGCGCCACTAACATCTTGTAATGGTCTTGTTCGTTTTTATTTTCTAGCTTAAACACTTTTTCAATCGTATCAGGATCATTGATTTTCATCCCTGGTTTTTTGTTAAATCCAAGGCCTTTACCAATGATAACGACTTCTGATTGTTGGTATTCGCAAATCAGCACGTTATTGTTGAGGACTTTTTTTATCGTATATTGATTCACTTTTATGTCACCTCTTCAAAGTACAATTCAAATCATATAACGAAATGACTAGAATTGAAAGCACTAATTTTCGAAGTTGAGATTTGTACGACACTTTTTATTAATTAACAAATATGATAGTTCGCTTCATCATTGTGGAAAACGTCTATAAAATAAAAGGGCTGTAGACAAATGCTGCCCCAGCCCTCTTCAAATTAATCTTCTTTTTTATTTTTATGAATGGCGTTGCCCCAAGATTCAATACCAAATAAATTGATTTCTAAATCTTCTGGTCTAAAAATCGGACGCTTGCCTTCTTTACGTTGACGTTGGTAGTCTCTCATGACCGCTAACGCAATATTGGACAAGCCGATAATGGCGATAATGTTAACGATAGCCATTAATCCCATAAACACGTCAGCCGTGCTCCAAACTGTTTCAGTCTTTACAACTGCACCCACGAATACAAGAATAACGACAAGACAACGGAAAATGAATAACACAATTTTATTTGTTGATAAAAATTCGATGTTAGATTGTCCATAGTAATAGTTACCGACAACAGATGAAAACGCAAATAATGCGACGGCTATAGATAAGAAAATACCACCTGCACTACCTAAATGTTCGTTTAACGCAGATTGTGTCACTGCAACACCTTGTGCTTCACCTTCACCAAATCTCAAGCCTGAATATAATAAAATCATGATCGCTGTCGCTGTACAAACTAAAATCGTATCAAAGAATACACCTAATGATTGAATTAAACCTTGCTTGACAGGGTGTGATACTGCGGCAGTTGCAGCTGCGTTAGGTGCAGAACCCATCCCTGCTTCATTTGAGAAAAGACCACGTTTAACACCTTGTAATACAGCGAAACCAACTGCGCCACCTGTTGCTTGGTCGATACCGAAAGCACTTTTAATGATTGTAGAAATCATCGGGAAAATTTGATCGATGTTCATCACTAAAATAACTAAAACGATTAAAATATAAATAATCGCCATCACCGGTACAATGACTGATGATAATGTTGCGACACTGCGCACACCGCCGAAAATAACAATCGCTGTAATGACTGCTAAAATGATACCTGTCACAACAGGACTAATGTGATATTGCGTATTTAATGACTCGGCTATAGTGTTCGATTGTACTGTGTTAAATACAAATGCGAATGTCACAGTAATCAATATCGCAAATAAAACACCTAACCAACGTTGATTCAGCCCTTTTGTGATGTAGTAAGCAGGGCCACCACGGAAGCCCCCTTCTTTGTCAGGCACTTTATAAACTTGTGCTAACGTTGCTTCGATAAAGGCACTCGCTGCACCAATGATTGCAATAATCCACATCCAAAATACCGCACCAGGACCGCCAAGTACAATCGCAGTTGCAACACCGGCAATATTCCCTGTACCTACACGCGAGCCGGCACTAATAGCAAAAGCTTGGAATGACGAAATCCCCTTCTGACCACTTTCTAAAGTTTCGGATTTATCGGTTAATGCACGAAACATCTCAGGAAGCCATCGAATTTGAACAAACTTTGAACTAATCGAGAAAAACAAGCCTACTGTCAACAGTAACCCGATTAAGTATTGTGACCAAATCAAGTCGTTCCCTATTTGAATAAATGCTTTAAACCAATCCGGAATTAAACTATCAAAATCTCTCACTCGAACCCCTCTTTACTCTTCAGTTTAAATGTCAGTGTCATTTTAAAATAACTAGTCTCATTTTATCATCATTGTACAAAAGTGACTATCTATTTTTTAATACTAGTCCACATACAAGTCTTCAATTTCACCGAATGTACTCGTATCTACCACAAAACTACCATTAGTGTACTGTTCTGACAAATGAATGTCTTTAATCAATCCTGTTGTCTCATCTTGTTGAGATACAAGTCGATATTGTAACTGCTCAGGGCGACATACACGTGCTGCAACGACGCGATGTGGTTGCTTTTTCAACTCTTTTAATAACGTAATACCGCGTTGTGCACGTTTCGCTTGTTGTAACACTTTAAAACCAATGCGCTTCAATGCACCGCGTTGTGTCGCAATTAAAATCGTATCTTCTGTTTGAATGTAATCAACTAGGACGACATGATCTTCGTCTTTTAAATTAATCGCTTTAATTCCTGCTGCACGCAATCCATTATCTGGCAGTTCAGACATCGGATACGTCAGAGACATGCCTCGGTGTGTTAACAATGTAATGAGTTGTGACGACGCATCAGTTGGCACAAGCATCACTGAAATCAACGCATCGCCTTCTTTCACTTTCATCGCTACGAGTGGCTTCGTTGTCCTTGTTGACTTAAAGCCAGACAATAAACTTTTCTTAATCATACCTTGGCGTGTAGCTGTAATGATCGCACGCTCATCATTAAAATCAGATACAGTGTAACAATCTACCACGCGTTCGTCTTCTTCAATTGGCACGATTTGAGACACATGTTGACCCAAATCTTTCCATTTCACGTCAGGCAATTTATGCACAGGTATGAGCAAGTAACGTCCTTTGTTTGTAAAGACCATCGCGTAATCTTGTGTATTAGTTTCAATCATTTTCAACACACCATCACGCTCTTTTAAGCCAATTTCTTCTTTACCACTTGCATTGAAACTTCTTAACGACGTCCGTTTAATATACCCTTCTTGCGTCAGACTTAACATGACTGTTTCACTTGGGACAATCACTTCTTTATCGATTTTAATTTCAGAAATTTTCTCTTCAATGATCGAAAGACGTGGCTGTTTAAATTGCTTTTTGATTTCAGATAACTCTTCTTTAATCACATCGAGTAACGCATCGTGATTTTCTAAAATATGTTTCAATGCCGCAATTTTCTGTTTGAGTGCATCATACTCTTCTTGCAATGCCACAATGTCGGTATTCGTTAAACGGTAAAGTTGTAACATCACAATGGCTTCTGCTTGAGCTTCTGTAAAGTCATACGTTTCAACTAAATTATCTTTCGCATCACGCTTATTTTTTGAATTTCGAATTAATGTGATGACTTCATCTAGAATAGAAAGTGCCTTCATCAGCCCTTCAACAATGTGCATACGTTCTTCTGTATGTTTTAAATCAAAGTTTGTACGACGTGTAACAACCTCAATTTGGTGGTTAAGATAACTACTAATAATCGGTTTAATACCCATCAATTTCGGGCGACCTTCCGTAATTGCAACCATGTTGAAGTTGTACGCCACTTGTAAATCTGTATTTTTGTATAAGAAGTTTAAAATCGATGTTGCATTCACATCTTTTTTCAATTCGACAGCGACACGTAAGCCACTTCGATCCGTTTCATCACGTACTTCTACGATACCTTCTACCTTTTTGTCCGCACGCAATTCATCAATCTTTTTCACGAGACTACTTTTATTCACTTCGTAAGGAATTTCTGTCACGATAATTTGACTACGCCCATTACGCAACGTTTCGATGTCAGCTTTTGCACGTACAACGACTTTCCCTTTACCTGTTTCATAAGCCTTTTTAATCCCATCGATGCCTTGTACAATACCGCCTGTCGGAAAATCAGGCCCTTTAATATATTTCATGAGCTGTTTCACTGTCAATTCAGGATTGTCGATATATTTCAACGTCGCCGTAATGACTTCAGCTAAGTTGTGCGGAGGAATGTCAGTCGCATAACCCGCTGAAATCCCCGTCGAACCATTCACCAATAAATTTGGAAAACGTGCCGGCAATACCATAGGCTCCATTTCGGTATCATCATAGTTCGGTACAAAATCGACAGTATCTTTATTAATATCACGTAAAATTTGTTCAGATAACTGACTTAATTTCGCTTCAGTGTAACGCATCGCAGCAGGAGGGTCATTGTCAATACTCCCGTTATTCCCGTGCATTTCAACGAGCACATGACGCAATTTCCAGTCTTGACTCAAACGGACCATTGCATCATACACAGAACTATCACCATGCGGATGCAACTGACCAATCACGTCCCCAACTGTTTTGGCACTTTTACGAAAATGTTTATCGTACGTATTGCCATTCGAATACATAGAATACAGAATACGACGCTGCACCGGTTTCAATCCATCGCGTACATCAGGCAAAGCACGCTCTTGAATGATGTATTTACTGTAGCGACCAAAACGATCACCAATAACATCAACTAAAGGTAAATTTTGGATGATTTCAGCCATTATGCATCCTCCTCTGCGATATCGTCATCTGATAAAATTTGGATTTCTTCATTTTCTAAAATACTTAAATCTTCTTGCATACCGAACTGAACATGGTGCTCAATCCACTCACGTCTCGGTGCTACTTTATCACCCATCAATGTTGAAACACGTTGAGACGAGCGGACTTCATCGTCTATCTGAACACGAATCAATGTACGCGTTTCGGGATTCATCGTTGTTTCCCATAACTGATCTGGGTTCATTTCACCTAAACCTTTGTAACGTTGAAGAACGAAACCTTTGCCCATCTCACGTTGTAACTTTTCTAATTCTTCATCTGTCCAAGCGTATGCAATCTTTTTGTTTTTGCCTTTCCCTTTTTCTAACTTATAAAGTGGTGGTAAAGCGATGTACACGCGTCCTGCCATCACAAGCGGTCTCATATATTTGAAGAAGAATGTCAATAACAACACTTGAATGTGCGCACCATCTGTATCCGCATCGGTCATAATAATAATGCGGTTGTAATTGCTGTCTTCTAAGTTAAAATCATTACCCACACCTGCACCAATCGTATGAATAATCGTATTGATTTCTTCATTTTTAAATATATCTTCTAAACGTGCTTTTTCAGTGTTAATGACTTTACCGCGTAATGGTAAAATCGCTTGGAATTTGCGGTCCCGGCCTAGTTTAGCAGAACCCCCCGCTGAGTCCCCTTCGACTAAGTAGAGTTCATTTTTTTCAGTATTTTTACTTTGTGCTGGAGTTAATTTACCCGATAATAACGTATCTTTACGTTTATTCTTTTTACCAGAACGTGCATCTTCTCTCGCTTTCCGTGCTGCTTCACGTGCTTGTTGTGCTTTGATTGCTTTTTTAACGAGCGATTTAGACAATTGACCCTTTTCTTCTAAATAAAACGGTAATTTCTCAGCGACAATCGCATCAACTGCACTTCTAGCTTCTGGTGTACCCAGTTTGGACTTCGTTTGACCTTCGAATTGTAATAAATGTTCAGGGATTCGTACTGAAATAATGGCTGTTAAACCTTCACGAATATCATTACCTTCTAAATTTTTATCTTTCACTTTTAAATCACCAATTCGACGTGCATATTCATTAAACACACGTGTCATCGCAGTTTTAAAACCGACTTCATGCGTCCCGCCATCTTTTGTACGCACATTGTTAACAAAGCTCATGATACTTTCAGAGTACTGATCGTTATATTGGAATGACACATCGACCTCGATTTCATTTGCTGTACCTTGGAACAAAGCGACATCATGCAACACTTCTTTACCTTCATTGACATAGCTCACAAAAGCTTTAATGCCCTCTTCATAATGATACACTTCGCTACGTTCTTTCCCTGCACGACGATCTTCTAATGTAATTTTTAAATTTTGTAATAAAAATGCTGACTCTTGAAGACGCTCGCTTAAAGTTTCAAAATTAAAGCTTGTTGCAGACTTGAAAATCTCAGGATCCGGCTTAAACGTCACAGTCGTACCCGTTTTTTTCGTCTTCCCTTTTTTAATCAATTTCGTCTGAGGAACGCCACCGTGAGCGAACTGTTGTTCAAAAATTTGGCCGTCACGATGAATTTCTACAGTCAATGATTCACTTAAAGCATTCACTACAGATGCCCCTACACCATGAAGGCCACCTGACGTTTTATAGCCACCTTGACCAAATTTACCACCTGCGTGCAATACAGTAAAAATCACTTCAACAGTCGGCTTACCCGAACGGTGTGTCCCTGTTGGCATACCACGACCGTTATCCGCAACAGTGATGCTTTCGCCTTCATTAATCGTTACGTTAATTTCGTTACCGTAACCATTTAAAATTTCATCTACAGAGTTATCCACGACTTCATATACTAAATGGTGCAAACCGCGTTTATCTGTAGAACCTATGTACATGCCTGGTCTTTTACGTACGGCTTCAAGTCCTTCTAATACTTGAATCGCATCATCAGAGTAATTATTAACCTTTTTTGCAGACACTCAATTCCCCTCCTACAAACATACGTTCGTTTATCAAACTATACAATAGCTATTCTTATATAAATCAAGGTAAAATGCAAGCCTAATCTAAATAGCAGCAAAAATTAATATTATTTTTATGTGTATCGACTATTGATTACAAACTGCTAACTATGTAAAATCATAATGAATAAATGATACATTTTTAAATTCATTAATAGCATAAAGCAATTCAATAAAATATAAAAATACCTCATCTTCTCTTAAATTATGTTAAAATAGGAGTAGGTACTAAAAGGATGTGAAGAATCATGGTGTTAATCCTACTATTCATCGTTAGCTATTTAATTGGTTCCATACCAAGTGGCTATTTAATTGGTAAGATTTTCTTCAAAAAAGATATTAGAAAATATGGTAGTGGTAATATGGGAGCCACAAATAGTTTTCGTGTACTTGGGAAGCCAGCTGGTTTTGCAGTCACATTTTTTGATATATTCAAAGGCTTTATCGTTGTATTTTTACCTGTCATCTTTAACGTAGAAATACACGGTTTACTCGTAGGAATTTTTGCAATTCTAGGACATGTTTATCCGATTTACTTAAAATTCCGTGGTGGAAAAGCTGTTGCAACAAGTGCTGGCGTGATGCTTGCGGTCAATCCAATTTTGTTATTAATTCTTGCAGCTATCTTTTTCGCTATTTTGAAATTAACAAAATACGTTTCTTTATCAAGTATTATTGCGGCTATTTGCTGTGTTATTGGCTCTTTCTTTGTGAGTGACTATATTATGCTTATTACAAGTTTTGTAGTGGCGATATTGCTGATTTATCGTCATATGAGCAATATTAAACGAATTATTAAAGGCACAGAACCGAAAATTAAATGGATGTAATCATAAAGTTTTAAATTTCATTGAAAACCCCTTACAATAAGGTTGAATAACATTAACCTTAATATTGAAAGGGGTTTTTTACGTGAAAATTGAACTTACAGATGACGCTGTCCAATGGTTCAAAGACGAGTTAGAGTTACCTGAAGAAGGAAAGGTATTACAATTCTATGTGCGTTATGGCGGCGAATTTCAACTCAAACAAGGCTTTAGCCCCGCTTTTAATGTAGAATTTGAAAGTGATATTGATGAAATTGGCTTTGAGGAAATATTTAACGACATTCGCATCGTTATTGCCGAAAAAGACGTTTGGTACTATGAAGATCATAAACTTTCCATCGATATTAACGACGATGAAGTCATTTACAAAGCTGAAGCAATCGAAGCATAATCATGTTCCATCAAACATAAAAAGGTGTCGACTAGGAATCTTTTTTGTTATAGAGATTTCTATCCGACACTTTTTATATTTTAATTCATGTGATATTTACCATAGTGCTCAGCGCAACTATTTTTATAGCATATGTCCTAGCCTTTCACTTCTAAATCTTCACCGGCTTGATTACGTTGGTCCACATCATGATACACTGCATACCAATTCGGAAATGCTTTATCTAAACGGACAGGTTTCCCCGCATCTTTCGTAATGATAACGTTATCTGTATATCCAGTTGTAACGCGTTCACCTTTTGCATTATAGATTTCATATTGATAACGAGAACGTAAACGTGAAAATCGAGATACCCACGTTTTAATCGTCACTTTTTCAGGATATGTCACACTTTTTTTATATTGAATGTTGAGTTCAGTCACTGGTGAAACAATGCCTGCTTGTTCCATTTCTGCATAGTCTAGGCCAAGCTTGCGTATGTAATCCGTACGTGCCACCTCAAACCAAGTCGCATAATTCCCGTGATAAATCACACCCATTTGATCCGTTTCTTGGTATCTTGCTTCAATTTCCGTTAATGCATAAATCATTCTTTAACCTTCTTTCTATATTAGAGAGAAACATGCTGCATTTGAAAAGTAATAGTCGGTTCAAATCAGCGCTATCTCACAAATTGAAACTTTATCTTCATTCATCTATATTACATTATCGCATATTCTGATCAATTTCATACAGTGCGGACCCCTTACCGTTTAGTTTTAAAAGTCGTTTTGTAATATTAAGGTTGACATAAAATAATTACGATAAAATTATATACTTTACTCGTTTTGCTATGAGATTTCTCTCGTTTCCTCAACACACAATAAAAAGGGATAAGCGCCAATAATGACCTCATCCCATATAATTAAAAGTCTATATCATGCTATTACTCTGAAGCTAACTTCTTACGTAATACAAGTTGTAAAATACCGCCGTGACGATAGTAATCAATCTCAACATTTGAATCGAAACGTGCAGTCACATCGAATTCAACTGTTGTACCATCTTCTTTAGTCGCTGTCACTTTAACCGTTTGACCTGGTTGCACATTTTCATCTAGATCAACAGCAATTGTCTCTGTACCATCTAAGCCTAATGTATCCGCAGATTCTCCTTCTTTAAATTGTAAAGGAAGCACCCCCATCATCACTAAGTTTGAGCGATGAATACGTTCGTAACTTTGTGCGATAACTGTTTTCACGCCTAAAAGATTTGTACCTTTAGCCGCCCAGTCACGAGAAGACCCCATACCATAGTCGTTACCTGCTAATACAACTAAACCAGTACCGTCTTCTTTATATTTCATTGCAGCATCGAAAATCGGCATCACTTCACCAGTTGGCCAGTAAGTTGTGAATCCACCTTCTGTACCTGGTGCAAGTTGGTTTTTAATACGGATATTCGCAAATGTACCACGTACCATTACTTCATGGTTACC from Staphylococcus sp. MI 10-1553 carries:
- the ptsG gene encoding glucose-specific PTS transporter subunit IIBC; translated protein: MRKKLFGQLQRIGKALMLPVAILPAAGLLLAFGAALQGEQLQSYLPFIQADGVQNVAEMMAAAGSIIFENLPIIFAMGVAIGLAGGDGVAAIAAFVGFIILNKTMGEFLGVTPENVGDAAKGYASVLGIPTLQTGVFGGIIIGALAAWCYNKFYNISLPSYLGFFAGKRFVPIVMATTSFLLAFPMALVWPVIQNGLNAFSEGLLDSNTGLAVFLFGFIKRLLIPFGLHHIFHAPFWFEFGSYTNMAGEIIRGDQRIFIEQIREGTNLTAGKFMQGEFPVMMFGLPAAALAIYHTAKPENKKVVAGLMGSAALTSFLTGITEPLEFSFLFVAPLLFFIHAVLDGLSFLILYLLDLHLGYTFSGGFIDFVLLGILPNKTHWWLVIPVGLVYGVIYYSIFRFLITKMNYKTPGREDKQTETTQTTASELPYAVLQAMGDKDNIKHLDACITRLRVEVNDKSKVDVARLKDLGASGVLEIGNNMQAIFGPKSDQIKHEMQQIMSGQAVQHPVDLDEDKDEAVVIDEATDTTAVTKTGQVVAPMDGEVVPLSEVPDQVFSEKMMGEGIAIRPTSGEVYAPFDGKIQMIFPTKHAFGLVSDNGLELLIHVGLDTVKLNGEGFTVHVEEGQTMKAGDNLMTVDLDLIRASAKSDITPIIVTQSEVTALKFTEAKDVKHGEKLFEI
- a CDS encoding alanine/glycine:cation symporter family protein, with amino-acid sequence MRDFDSLIPDWFKAFIQIGNDLIWSQYLIGLLLTVGLFFSISSKFVQIRWLPEMFRALTDKSETLESGQKGISSFQAFAISAGSRVGTGNIAGVATAIVLGGPGAVFWMWIIAIIGAASAFIEATLAQVYKVPDKEGGFRGGPAYYITKGLNQRWLGVLFAILITVTFAFVFNTVQSNTIAESLNTQYHISPVVTGIILAVITAIVIFGGVRSVATLSSVIVPVMAIIYILIVLVILVMNIDQIFPMISTIIKSAFGIDQATGGAVGFAVLQGVKRGLFSNEAGMGSAPNAAATAAVSHPVKQGLIQSLGVFFDTILVCTATAIMILLYSGLRFGEGEAQGVAVTQSALNEHLGSAGGIFLSIAVALFAFSSVVGNYYYGQSNIEFLSTNKIVLFIFRCLVVILVFVGAVVKTETVWSTADVFMGLMAIVNIIAIIGLSNIALAVMRDYQRQRKEGKRPIFRPEDLEINLFGIESWGNAIHKNKKED
- a CDS encoding AI-2E family transporter produces the protein MSENQHKQNGVSKNIDIRESRFMKFFGGKDLIFALLVFILVGIVIFIFDRVSYIFQPFIIIFNTIAAPIIIALILYYLFNPVINLMERYNINRIWGITILFLGIIGIITIAVNLLIPIVSFQFERLMDNFPNYLNKVTSFANNMMHIPFLSDYYSQIEKAVTGLQEKIPTFADGLSSKIRVFAEAVVNITVVIVTVPFVLFFMLKDGHRFKEFSNKIVPPKFRKDVHDLLDKMSEQVGSYIQGQIIVSFCIGILLFIGYSIIGLDYALILASIAAVTSVVPYLGPTIAISPAIIISIITSPFMLIKLIVVWTAVQFIEGHFISPNIMGKTLKIHPLTIIFVLLSAGNLLGVVGVILGIPSYAILKVLVSHIFLLFKRRYNKYYADDVGPYEMPKEEYSKD
- the glcT gene encoding glucose PTS transporter transcription antiterminator GlcT, which encodes MNQYTIKKVLNNNVLICEYQQSEVVIIGKGLGFNKKPGMKINDPDTIEKVFKLENKNEQDHYKMLVAHTDERVLRAVIDSVQIIMTHFELHHEESFIVSLTDHLIFALKRLEKGQLIKNPFLSETKYSYPEAYKIAKKVVARINLQLNTDFPEDEVGFIALHIASQTDDIDLSEMQNVPKLINNAIRMIEHDMEIQIPVASIQYQRFVRHIHFLLQRLKKGERTTIERSFENLLKTQYPLCYNVAVKIVKMIQSQIDVRVDEAEVAYLTMHIQQLSLTSQNQS